The genomic region atttctccatatagtggacttcaacagtgcctgtgagtttgaacttccaaaatgcagtttgaatgcaacttcaaagggctctaaacaatcccagccaaggaattagGGTCCTATGTAGCAAAATAATCgatctttttcttaaataaattaatatttatacactttttaaccacaaatgcttgacttgtctagctctgcaatgcactctggtttaatacagttagggtatgtcaaaaaactcccatctcattttctcctacaacttcaaaatcgtcctacattgctgcagaagtaacAACCAAGCGTTTACAAAGCGAACGGgcgaagaagatcaaacgcccttgcaaaaaagttaaaacaacgaTGTAgagtgattttgaagttagaggagaaaatgggaTAGGAGTTTtatgacataccctaactgtcttgaaccagggtgcacagctagacaagacgagcatttgtggttggaaaatgtataaatatcatttatttaagAGAATGACTAATCGTTTCATTAGATAACACCCTTATTTATTGGctgagattgtttagagcccttttaaaACTCGcagacaccattgaagtccactatagggATAAAATTCTTGAAATGTTGTCTTTAGAAAACacagtttctttacgactgaagaaagccacgaacatcctggatgacaagggggtgagaaaattatctgtacatttttgttctggaagtgaactaatcatttaacacCACTAAAGAttctattaaaggaacactccacttttttttggaaataggctcattctccaactccccccgagttaataagttgagttttaccgtttttgaaatccattcagccgttctcctgttctggcgatatcacttttagcatagcttagcatagatcattgaatcctattagaccaatgacatcacattcaaaaatgaccaacgagtttcgatatttgtcctatttaatacttgactcttctgtagttatatcatgtactaagaccggcagaaaatgtaaagctgcgattttctaggccgataagattaggaactacactcccattccggcgtaatagtttAAACTCAAAGGCactgttgaagtccactatatggaaaaaagtCCTGAAAGGTTCTCCTCAAAAAAAACGATTTCTTTACGACTGTAAAAagatgtgaacatcttggatgacaagggggtgaaaatTTTTGCTTTGGAAGCAAACTTATCCTTTAAAATATAGCAAAACAGACAGACCTCTAATATTAAAACACCTTATTTTAGGAAAATAATAAACTAGATGCCTTAAGTCAAGGAAGCTTGCTGCCGTAATATCACagagcgcctgaaattagttcccatcTAGATTAgaatttgcacatgtgctgcgtgatattactccgcctactacgtccatattacggcagcaaaattccttgactattacgccggaatgggagttattaacttattaactcagggggagttggagaatgagcctatttccaaaaaaaaaaaaaagtggtgtgTTCCATTAAAATAGCTTAAAAGTTCTATTATGAGATTAATATCTATTATACCTTATGAAGCATTTGTTGAAATTGAGTTTAACTAGTCAAATATGACTTAAATGATGACACTGAAATGTTTTGTAGTTAGAAGTTAGCCAGTTGTCATGTGAAACTCAAGGCCAGCAACTAAAAATAGCACAATTGCTTAAAATACACGCATGCTTTGACCCTCAGCGCCTTGTAAGGCGAGCTAGGAATTGTGCGTATTAAAtggttttctctttctctctccttttCCAAAGGCCTCGCCTGGTGTTTGGATAGCGCATCTAATCCCTCACAGATACGCTGGGGATTTGTGATTGTGTAGCGTCACGTCGGATATCTGAGCTCATACGAGGCGGCCCAACACGCAGAGACCATGTACTGCCTCCAGTGGTTACTCCCGGTCCTCCTGATCCCCAAACCCTTAAATCCGGCCCTGTGGTTCAACCACTCCATGTTCATGGGCTTCTACCTGCTCAGCTTCCTGTTGGAGAGGAAGCCGTGTACCATTTGTGCCTTAGTCTTCCTGGCGGCGTTGTTTCTCATCTGCTACAGCTGCTGGGGAAACTGCTTTCTGTACCACTGCCACGATTCTCCACTGCCGGACTCAGCACACGACCCCAACATTGTGGGCACCTAGACTCGGTTTTTGCGCACGGACAAATCCGTACTGTGAATACAAGAGCCGCCGGGAATGCTGGGAAGTTTCGGTTCTTTATACCCACGTCGATAACCGCTCTCCGCTGTAACCCGTAACCAACCCCGACTTGAATCTCCTCGCCGCGGCGCAGGGGCGTCTGAAGCTTGCATGGGTTCCATT from Garra rufa chromosome 12, GarRuf1.0, whole genome shotgun sequence harbors:
- the blcap gene encoding apoptosis inducing factor BLCAP, which encodes MYCLQWLLPVLLIPKPLNPALWFNHSMFMGFYLLSFLLERKPCTICALVFLAALFLICYSCWGNCFLYHCHDSPLPDSAHDPNIVGT